From the Cohaesibacter sp. ES.047 genome, one window contains:
- a CDS encoding cytochrome c oxidase subunit 3 codes for MAEAHTKNHDYHIIDPSPWPFIGSVSAFVMAVGAVTYFHDGPIWFMLIGLLGVLYTMIAWWRDVIKESRAGDHTPVVQMHLRYGMILFIASEVMFFVAWFWAFFDASLFAGEIQQYARAEFTGGTWPPQGIEVIDPWHLPLFNTLLLLASGTTVTWAHHALIEEDNDSLKWGLILTVLLGVIFTCVQVYEYVYAPFGFKESIYGATFFMATGFHGFHVFVGTVFLIVCLVRAYKGHFTPKKHFGFEAAAWYWHFVDVVWLFLFASIYLWGNAGGVIAHH; via the coding sequence ATGGCTGAGGCTCATACCAAAAATCACGATTATCACATCATCGATCCCAGCCCGTGGCCATTCATTGGCTCGGTGTCGGCCTTTGTGATGGCTGTCGGTGCGGTCACCTATTTCCATGACGGTCCGATCTGGTTCATGCTCATCGGCCTGTTGGGCGTGCTCTATACCATGATTGCCTGGTGGCGCGATGTGATCAAGGAATCCCGCGCCGGTGACCATACGCCGGTGGTCCAGATGCACTTGCGTTACGGCATGATCCTGTTCATTGCGTCCGAGGTGATGTTCTTCGTGGCCTGGTTCTGGGCCTTCTTTGACGCGAGCCTCTTCGCCGGTGAAATTCAACAATATGCCCGTGCCGAATTTACTGGCGGCACATGGCCTCCGCAAGGCATCGAAGTGATTGATCCGTGGCATCTGCCGCTGTTTAACACGCTTTTGCTGCTCGCGTCAGGCACGACGGTTACGTGGGCCCATCACGCCCTGATCGAGGAAGACAATGACAGCCTCAAATGGGGCCTCATCCTGACGGTCCTTCTCGGCGTCATTTTCACCTGCGTGCAGGTCTATGAATATGTTTATGCGCCGTTCGGCTTCAAGGAAAGCATCTATGGGGCCACCTTCTTCATGGCAACCGGGTTCCACGGTTTCCATGTCTTCGTGGGAACGGTCTTCCTGATCGTCTGTCTTGTTCGTGCTTACAAGGGCCACTTCACCCCCAAGAAGCATTTCGGGTTCGAAGCTGCCGCATGGTACTGGCACTTTGTCGATGTTGTCTGGCTGTTCCTGTTCGCCTCCATCTATCTGTGGGGCAATGCGGGCGGCGTGATCGCCCACCACTAG
- a CDS encoding DUF983 domain-containing protein: MDSNKGSVMKSALSGKCPRCGQGSLYNGFLKIADRCDVCGLDFSFADSGDGPAVFVMTIVGFMAMGGVLYTEFVYEPPLWVLPLIWGPVTIILCLAFLYWLKGALIAQQFLTKAEQGHISTVEPDDQH, translated from the coding sequence ATGGACAGCAACAAGGGCAGCGTGATGAAATCCGCACTGAGCGGCAAATGTCCTCGCTGCGGTCAGGGCTCGCTTTACAACGGTTTTCTCAAAATTGCCGATCGCTGCGATGTCTGCGGTCTCGACTTTTCCTTTGCCGATAGCGGTGATGGCCCGGCGGTGTTTGTCATGACGATCGTCGGATTTATGGCGATGGGAGGTGTTCTCTACACCGAATTCGTCTATGAGCCGCCCCTGTGGGTTCTACCGCTCATTTGGGGGCCAGTGACGATCATCCTTTGCCTTGCCTTCCTTTACTGGTTGAAAGGCGCGCTCATTGCCCAGCAATTTTTGACCAAGGCCGAGCAGGGTCACATCTCGACAGTTGAACCGGATGATCAACACTAG
- a CDS encoding molybdopterin-dependent oxidoreductase has product MTVTLFHFPGLVATNANAKSLQEPKGPTILTVVGLLSNHNGGGKARFDIGMLQSLGTKRLHTRTCCSDTASDWKGVLMRSLLTHVGARGHRVTISALDGYQVEIPTEDFYKHDVLLAFEQDGKRLTVRTRGPLRLIYPHDHNSELHDPKYAARYVWQIRKIDVR; this is encoded by the coding sequence ATGACTGTCACATTGTTCCATTTCCCGGGTCTGGTGGCGACCAACGCAAACGCAAAATCACTCCAAGAGCCAAAAGGCCCAACGATCCTGACCGTTGTTGGGCTGCTTTCCAATCACAATGGCGGCGGCAAAGCGCGATTTGATATCGGCATGCTGCAAAGCCTTGGCACCAAGCGCCTGCACACCCGGACATGTTGTTCCGACACGGCGTCCGACTGGAAGGGCGTGCTGATGCGTAGTCTGCTCACGCACGTGGGAGCCAGGGGCCATCGCGTGACCATCAGCGCACTGGATGGTTATCAGGTCGAAATACCCACCGAAGATTTCTACAAGCATGACGTTCTTCTTGCCTTTGAGCAGGATGGCAAACGCCTGACGGTGCGTACACGTGGCCCGTTGCGGTTGATCTATCCACACGACCACAATAGCGAATTACACGATCCCAAATATGCGGCGCGCTACGTTTGGCAGATCAGGAAGATAGACGTCAGATGA
- a CDS encoding SURF1 family protein gives MTGSTRTLKIATFTLFALVLLCALIALGTWQLRRLEWKEQLIADVNARIEAAPVPAMGPDQWADLSQEESEYLPVTATGTYNHDREVHVWFPLNNPRGGDYGGSGYFILTPLTTAEGWTVIVNRGFVPETMKQTETRPQTLVAGEQTVTGLVRFDEPEHWNSPRPDREKNVWIGRQVDKMAGFMLLDQDRTAPYWIDLLSGQGVNGLPQGGETRITFRNAHLSYALTWFGLAFALIAVYGAWIYRSLRGPSARS, from the coding sequence GTGACCGGATCGACTAGAACACTCAAGATCGCGACCTTTACCCTGTTTGCGCTCGTCCTCCTATGCGCCCTCATCGCGCTGGGGACATGGCAGCTGCGCCGGCTGGAATGGAAGGAGCAACTGATCGCGGATGTCAATGCGCGCATCGAGGCCGCACCCGTTCCCGCCATGGGCCCGGACCAGTGGGCCGATCTCAGCCAGGAAGAAAGCGAGTATCTTCCGGTAACCGCCACGGGCACTTACAATCACGACCGCGAGGTCCATGTCTGGTTTCCGCTCAACAATCCAAGAGGCGGTGACTATGGCGGGTCTGGCTACTTCATTCTGACGCCCTTGACCACTGCCGAAGGCTGGACGGTGATCGTTAACCGCGGCTTCGTTCCCGAAACAATGAAACAGACCGAGACACGCCCCCAGACTCTCGTGGCGGGCGAGCAGACCGTCACCGGTCTGGTCCGGTTCGATGAACCCGAACACTGGAACAGCCCCAGACCGGACAGGGAAAAGAATGTCTGGATCGGCCGTCAGGTGGACAAGATGGCGGGTTTCATGCTGCTCGATCAGGATCGTACTGCGCCTTACTGGATCGACCTTTTGAGCGGGCAGGGCGTCAATGGGCTGCCTCAGGGCGGCGAAACGCGTATCACTTTCCGCAATGCGCATCTCTCCTATGCCCTGACTTGGTTCGGATTGGCATTTGCGCTTATTGCGGTTTATGGCGCCTGGATCTATCGAAGCCTGCGCGGCCCATCAGCGCGAAGCTGA
- a CDS encoding HAD family phosphatase, with protein MLVIFDCDGTLIDSEILWARASVEIFQEEELEIGLEDYNSTYAGMTNEEIIQQIEAELERSLPHDLTDRINDLAMRRIDKLEAIEGAQEMLDQLDYARCMCSNSSSEMLEANLRRTGLWDRFRPYIYSAIEVGTKAPKPDPNVFLHAATTLDVDPAECFVVEDSFHGVQAASNAGMRVIGFIGAGHTYLGHGEHLMDAGAETVVRRLAELPATIDALSSWKPE; from the coding sequence ATGCTGGTGATCTTCGACTGCGACGGGACTCTGATCGATTCCGAAATTCTCTGGGCTCGGGCCAGCGTTGAAATTTTTCAGGAAGAAGAGCTCGAAATTGGCCTTGAGGATTACAACAGCACCTATGCGGGCATGACCAACGAGGAAATCATCCAGCAGATCGAAGCAGAGCTGGAGCGCTCGCTGCCGCATGATCTGACGGACCGCATCAACGATCTCGCCATGCGCAGGATCGACAAGCTCGAAGCCATCGAAGGCGCGCAAGAGATGCTCGATCAACTCGACTATGCCCGGTGTATGTGTTCGAACTCGAGCTCCGAAATGCTGGAGGCCAATCTGCGCCGCACCGGTCTGTGGGATCGTTTCCGCCCCTATATCTATTCCGCCATCGAAGTTGGCACCAAGGCACCAAAGCCGGATCCCAATGTCTTTTTGCACGCGGCAACCACGCTTGATGTCGATCCCGCCGAATGCTTCGTCGTGGAAGACAGCTTTCATGGCGTGCAGGCGGCAAGCAACGCCGGCATGCGTGTGATCGGGTTCATCGGTGCTGGGCACACCTATCTGGGGCATGGTGAGCATCTGATGGATGCAGGCGCTGAGACGGTTGTTCGCCGCTTGGCGGAATTGCCCGCCACGATCGATGCGTTGAGCAGTTGGAAGCCAGAATAG
- a CDS encoding bifunctional diguanylate cyclase/phosphodiesterase has protein sequence MKHRYKLLVVTYLSAVALLFLLELSQFNKTDSLRMQIEESYHMTSGRDAGLRLELDYRRFRTKLTNYILNDSGLLSTAGSDYVAHEDLMTWFDIFWSRMFSINNTEFNIVKQEEPALEEELAALRQTLQRIDPILQILRPGDFKSYRAVRDELNGHDKLISTFASAVTGSRMRQADRLQNKLTHALKSMDTLLISSAIGGALLMSLIGLEALRARNEEQKTRAREARVRFLAQHDTLTGLRNRSFLNEKVADYIQTCDRDGGSFHLLLLDLDKFKDVNDTFGHPMGDRLLKKAASRIVNIFSSTEDIVSRLGGDEFAIVMYGSRDDAKSSARKAIDALSSPFEIAGHEICISTSIGISCYPQLSSSVEDLMRDADLALYSAKNKGRQTYAFFEPAMSVAIKHRMLLEGDLRRALSSETGSGLEVYYQPQVSLDDRDGTRRIVGVEALVRWFHPKRGQIPTMEFIEIAETAGLIDELSDWIIRQACQDVVLWHEAGYMIDLSVNLSPLQLNNPNLPEELLGHLDRCGFDPNYLTLEITESVDVNDTWAAAAMLSRLVDKGISLAMDDFGTGYSNLGYLKSLPLNTLKIDRSFVMLLEEKEEDRKLVRGIINLARGMGLEVVAEGVETENQVAFLREAACDIAQGYLFGRPMHKLGMLALLNEMHDSAQPEPLQLEA, from the coding sequence ATGAAACATCGGTACAAATTGCTGGTCGTTACCTACCTGAGTGCCGTTGCTCTGCTTTTCTTGCTTGAGCTATCCCAGTTCAACAAGACCGATAGTCTTCGCATGCAGATCGAGGAAAGCTACCACATGACATCCGGCCGGGATGCGGGGTTGCGTCTCGAACTGGATTACCGGCGTTTCCGCACGAAGCTGACCAATTACATCCTGAATGATTCCGGTTTGCTCTCGACGGCCGGAAGCGATTATGTCGCGCATGAGGATTTGATGACCTGGTTCGATATCTTCTGGAGCCGGATGTTTTCGATCAACAACACCGAATTCAATATCGTGAAACAGGAAGAGCCGGCTCTGGAGGAAGAACTGGCTGCCTTGCGTCAAACGCTTCAGCGAATTGATCCCATTCTTCAGATCTTGAGGCCGGGTGATTTCAAAAGCTATCGTGCGGTCCGCGATGAGTTGAACGGGCACGACAAACTGATCTCCACCTTTGCAAGCGCGGTGACCGGCAGTCGCATGCGGCAAGCGGATCGCCTGCAGAACAAATTGACCCATGCTCTGAAATCCATGGACACCCTGCTGATTTCATCTGCGATTGGTGGTGCTCTGCTCATGAGCCTTATCGGTTTGGAAGCTCTGCGCGCCCGCAATGAGGAACAGAAAACCCGGGCGCGTGAGGCACGGGTTCGGTTTCTGGCACAGCATGACACCCTGACCGGACTGAGAAACCGATCCTTTCTCAATGAGAAGGTCGCGGACTACATCCAGACCTGCGATCGGGATGGGGGGAGCTTCCATCTGCTGTTGCTTGATCTGGACAAATTCAAGGATGTAAACGACACCTTCGGCCATCCAATGGGAGACAGGCTGCTGAAAAAAGCGGCCTCTCGTATCGTCAACATCTTCTCTTCAACAGAGGATATCGTCTCGCGCCTTGGCGGGGATGAATTTGCAATCGTGATGTATGGCTCCCGTGATGACGCCAAGTCTTCGGCCCGGAAAGCGATCGACGCGCTGTCCTCGCCCTTCGAAATTGCCGGGCACGAGATTTGCATTTCGACCTCAATCGGTATTTCCTGCTATCCTCAGCTGTCCAGTTCTGTCGAAGACCTGATGCGTGATGCCGATCTGGCTCTTTACTCCGCCAAGAACAAGGGCCGCCAGACCTATGCGTTTTTTGAGCCTGCAATGAGCGTGGCGATCAAGCATCGCATGCTGCTGGAAGGCGACTTGCGCCGGGCACTGAGCAGTGAAACCGGCTCGGGTCTTGAGGTCTACTATCAACCGCAGGTCTCCCTCGATGACCGTGATGGCACCCGCCGCATTGTTGGCGTCGAGGCCCTCGTGCGTTGGTTCCATCCCAAACGTGGCCAGATCCCGACGATGGAATTTATCGAAATTGCAGAAACCGCCGGGCTGATTGACGAGCTATCGGACTGGATCATTCGCCAGGCTTGTCAGGACGTTGTTCTGTGGCATGAGGCGGGTTATATGATCGATCTGTCGGTGAACCTGTCGCCGCTGCAGCTGAACAATCCCAACCTGCCGGAAGAACTGCTCGGCCATCTGGACCGGTGCGGTTTTGACCCCAATTACCTGACCCTTGAAATCACCGAAAGCGTCGACGTGAACGACACATGGGCCGCAGCCGCCATGCTGTCGCGCCTTGTCGACAAGGGCATTTCGCTGGCCATGGATGACTTCGGTACCGGCTACTCCAACCTTGGCTATCTAAAAAGCCTGCCGTTGAACACGCTCAAGATCGACCGATCCTTCGTCATGTTGCTTGAGGAAAAGGAAGAGGACCGCAAGCTGGTGCGCGGTATTATCAACCTTGCCCGGGGCATGGGGCTTGAAGTCGTGGCAGAAGGGGTGGAAACCGAGAATCAGGTCGCGTTCTTGCGCGAAGCTGCCTGCGACATCGCGCAAGGCTATCTTTTTGGTCGCCCGATGCACAAGCTGGGCATGTTGGCCCTACTCAACGAAATGCACGACAGTGCGCAGCCGGAGCCGCTACAGCTCGAAGCCTGA
- a CDS encoding cytochrome c oxidase assembly protein, giving the protein MSDTKTMHNKSRKDPSSANRRLAIGLLVFVGCMVGMAYAAVPLYQLFCQVTGYGGTTQAADTAPAGLIDRKITVRFDANVSGGLNWNFKPIDRPVTMKIGQTAQIAYEVVNKGKIATSGTSTFNVTPQAAGIYFNKLECFCFTEQTVQAGEHVTMPVVFFVDPDIDLDPNLKSIDTITLSYTFFPDEKANAKAKEAAVKGTGTGREPIELRAGAQQKS; this is encoded by the coding sequence ATGAGTGACACCAAGACCATGCACAACAAGAGCCGGAAAGATCCCTCCAGCGCTAACCGGCGTCTGGCGATAGGTCTTCTTGTGTTTGTTGGTTGCATGGTCGGCATGGCCTATGCTGCGGTGCCTCTCTATCAGCTTTTCTGTCAGGTGACGGGGTATGGAGGCACCACGCAAGCCGCAGACACTGCCCCTGCTGGCCTGATTGATCGCAAGATCACGGTACGCTTCGATGCCAATGTCTCAGGTGGCCTGAATTGGAACTTTAAGCCGATCGACCGGCCGGTGACCATGAAGATCGGTCAAACCGCCCAGATCGCCTATGAGGTGGTCAACAAGGGCAAGATCGCGACGTCTGGCACGTCGACCTTCAATGTCACGCCGCAGGCAGCAGGCATCTATTTCAACAAGCTGGAGTGTTTCTGCTTCACTGAACAGACCGTTCAGGCGGGCGAGCACGTCACCATGCCGGTGGTCTTTTTTGTCGATCCTGACATCGACTTGGATCCGAATTTGAAATCGATCGATACGATCACCCTGTCCTATACGTTCTTTCCCGACGAAAAGGCGAACGCCAAAGCAAAAGAAGCTGCGGTGAAAGGAACCGGGACAGGCAGAGAACCAATTGAGCTGCGCGCAGGGGCGCAGCAAAAAAGCTAA